Part of the Candidatus Omnitrophota bacterium genome, GGGCACGCCGTTTTTAGATTTGATTGAAGAAGGCAATCTCGGCCTGATGAAGGCAGTGGACAAATTTAATCCGCGTAAGGGTTTTCGTTTTTCTACTTATGCTGCCTGGTGGATTAAACAGGCGATTATGCGCTCGATTATGGAACAGGGCAAGATCATCCGCATACCTGTTTATATGAATGAAATGATTGCCAAATGGAAAAAAACCAGCGAGCGGTTATCCCAGAAACTAAAACGTATACCTACCGACGCGGAGATTGCCAAAAGGATTAAGCTCTCCAAGGATAAGGTAGAGCAGATAAATTTCTGGCTCTCCGCCACCACTTCTTCTCTGGAGGCGCCCGTAGGAGAAGAAGGAGAAGGCCAGTTTTCGGATCTGTTAGAGGACCAGAATGCCGTATCCCCGGATTCGGGGATTGAACATTTCCTGGATAAAGAAAGAATACGTAACCTTTTAGGCGTGGTGACCAATAAAAGGGAGAGAGAAGTCCTGGAACTGCGTTTTGGCTTAATAGACGGTAAGAGGCAGACACTGGCAGAAGTAGCCAGAAAATTAGGGGTCTCCCGCGAAAGGGTCAGGCAAATAGAGGAAGAGGCCCGAAAAAAATTAAAGCGGTTCATCCAGCAACAGGAGAAAGAATTATGAGCAAAAAAATAAACTTGAAAAAATGCATCCGTAACGTCCCGGATTTTCCCAGGGCCGGAATACTTTTCTATGATATCACTACGCTGCTTAACGATAAAAAGGCCTTTTGTTTGGCAGTTGATTCTTTAGCCGCTAAATATAAAAGTAAGAAGATAGATAAAGTAGCGGCAGTAGAAGCAAGGGGATTTATCTTCGGGGGCGTAGTGGCGCATAAATTAGGCGTGGGTTTTGTGCCGGTGCGTAAACCCGGTAAACTCCCCTGGAAGACCAATTCCGCAAGCTATTCCTTAGAATACGGCACCGATACCTTAGAGATGCATCGTGATGCTATCAAAAAGGGAGAGAGGGTTTTGATCGTAGATGACCTTTTAGCTACAGGCGGCACAGTAAAAGCGGTGACGGAGTTAGTTAAACAACTGCAGGGTAAAATCGCGGGCATTGCCTTTTTAATTGAGCTGGTAGATTTAAAAGGCAGGGATAAATTAAAGGGTTATCCGGTTTATTCGCTGCTTAAATATTGATTTAGTCGTCACTTATCAGATTAATTAACTAACGACTAAAGACTAACAACTAACGACTAAACTATGCCCCTGTAGCTCATAAGGATAGAGCAGCAGTTTCCTAAACTGCGCGTGGCAGGTTCGATTCCTGCCAGGGGCACCAAAAAAGGGACTGTCCCCGTAGATAGCTAATTCAAAGGATACCAAGGGGACTGTCCCTAAAGAAATATGTACAATCTGCATTGCCATTCATTATTAAGCGATGGGGCCCTGCTTCCTTCAGAGGTAGCGGTGCGCTATTTATCCGCAGGGTATAAGGTAATTGCCATTACTGACCACGCTGATTACAGCAATATAGATTTTGTGATTGATTCAATCTTGAGATTTATTCAGCGTTGGCCGCGGGATTCTCAATTAAAAATCCTGCCCGGCGTAGAACTGACTCACATCCCGCCAATACAATTTAAACCCTTGGCCAAATATGCCAGGAGTAAAGGTGTAAAAGTTATTGTCGGCCACGGCGAGACCCTGGTTGAGCCGGTGATTAAAGGGACCAACCGCGCTGCCTTAGAAGCGGATATTGATATTCTGGCTCATCCGGGTTTAATTGCCGACGCAGAAGTAAAACTCGCCAAGAAAAAAGGCATATTTCTGGAGATAACCAGCCGTAAGGGCCACCGCGATACTAACCCGCATGTAGTAGAACAGGCCTTAAAAGCAGGGGCAAGATTAATTTTGGATACGGACAGCCACCTGCCGGAAGATATTATTTCCGCAGAGCAATTGATAAAAGTCGGCCGGTATGCCGGCTTAAGCCGGAAAGAGATAGAGCATATTTATCAGGATGTAAAAGGCTTTTTAAAAGGAAAGGGGGTAAAGTGAAAAATAAAATAACTAGCATGTTCGTTATTGCGTTATTGGGTTATAGCGTTATAGCGTTAGTGGGTTGTGCCGGGCTTTCCAAGAAAGATAATGTACCAAAAGACGAGGCTTTATTAGAACCCCAGGCAGCATTAAAATTCAGCGATCTCCCTGCTCCCGTAGGTTTTAGGTTATCGCCCCAGGACTCTTATTCTTTTGAGAGCGGCGGCATACGCGTGGCCATATTGAAATACCACGGCAAGGCAGACGTAGAGCAAGTGGTGAATTTCTACAAGGACCAGATGCCGCTTTATAACTGGAACCTGCTGAATACCATAGAGTACGGCGAGCGGCTCCTGAATTTTGAACGGGAGGCAGAAAGCTGCATTATCCGTATATTAGCCAAAGGCAATAATATTACGGTGACCATCGCCTTAGGCCCGAAATCCGAAGCTAAACCCAAAAAATCCGAGAGGCCCGTAAAATAAGCAAGGTACGTAAAAGAGGGAAGTTTTTTGCCTATCCATAATGCCCGCCAAAAAGATTACCGCATTTCTCCATGTTATTTTAATAATGGCTCTTGGTCTTACTATCTATAGCAATTCCTTATCCAAGAAGTTCATTTGGGATGATGAATTTCTAGTAAAAGATAACACTTATATAAGGAATTTGGTAAATATCAAAGAAATTTTTACAAAAGATATAGGAGCGGGTGCGGAAAATATATATTATTCTTACCGTCCGGTCCAGACGCTGACATATATGCTGGATTATTCGTTATGGAAGTTAAACCTGAAAGGGTACCACTTTACTAATATCGTATTGCATATTTTGGCAGCACTGGCTTTTTACTGGCTCTGCAATACCCTTTTTGCGGATAAGGTTATATCTTTTATTGCCAGCAGCTTATTTGTAGCTTTCCCCCTTCATACCGAAGCAGTTTCTTATGTTTCAGGCAGGGCGGATTCTTTGGCCGCTTTATTTCTGCTT contains:
- a CDS encoding RNA polymerase sigma factor RpoD/SigA; this translates as MEALKTYLKEIRVIPLLTAEEEIKLSRRIKKGDEQARKAMIRANLRLVINIAKRYMYLGTPFLDLIEEGNLGLMKAVDKFNPRKGFRFSTYAAWWIKQAIMRSIMEQGKIIRIPVYMNEMIAKWKKTSERLSQKLKRIPTDAEIAKRIKLSKDKVEQINFWLSATTSSLEAPVGEEGEGQFSDLLEDQNAVSPDSGIEHFLDKERIRNLLGVVTNKREREVLELRFGLIDGKRQTLAEVARKLGVSRERVRQIEEEARKKLKRFIQQQEKEL
- a CDS encoding histidinol phosphate phosphatase domain-containing protein; its protein translation is MYNLHCHSLLSDGALLPSEVAVRYLSAGYKVIAITDHADYSNIDFVIDSILRFIQRWPRDSQLKILPGVELTHIPPIQFKPLAKYARSKGVKVIVGHGETLVEPVIKGTNRAALEADIDILAHPGLIADAEVKLAKKKGIFLEITSRKGHRDTNPHVVEQALKAGARLILDTDSHLPEDIISAEQLIKVGRYAGLSRKEIEHIYQDVKGFLKGKGVK
- a CDS encoding adenine phosphoribosyltransferase → MNLKKCIRNVPDFPRAGILFYDITTLLNDKKAFCLAVDSLAAKYKSKKIDKVAAVEARGFIFGGVVAHKLGVGFVPVRKPGKLPWKTNSASYSLEYGTDTLEMHRDAIKKGERVLIVDDLLATGGTVKAVTELVKQLQGKIAGIAFLIELVDLKGRDKLKGYPVYSLLKY